The following proteins are encoded in a genomic region of Bos javanicus breed banteng chromosome 20, ARS-OSU_banteng_1.0, whole genome shotgun sequence:
- the SLC30A5 gene encoding proton-coupled zinc antiporter SLC30A5, translated as MEEKYGGDVLAGHGGGGGSGLGPVDVPSARLTKYIVLLCFTKFLKAVGLFESYDLLKVVHVVQFIFILKLGTAFFMVLFQKPFSSGKSITKRQWIKIFKHAMAGCVISLLWFFGLTLCGPLRTLLLFEHSDIVVISLLSVLFTSSGGGPAKTRGAAFFIIAVICLLLFDNDDLMAKMAEHPEGHHDSALTHMLYTAIAFLGVADHKGGVLLLVLALCCKVGFHTASRKLSIDVGGAKRLQALSQIISVLLLCPWVIVLSVTTESKVDSWFSLIMPFSTVIFFVMILDFYVESICSVKMEVSKCARYGSFPIFISALLFGKFWTHPMAGQLRAVDRAALQEGTEHVLSGGVVVSAVFFTLSANILSSPSKKGQKGTLIGYSPEGTPLYNFMGDAFQHSSQSIPRFIKESLKQILEENDSRQIFYFLCLNLLFTFVELFYGVLTNSLGLISDGFHMLFDCSALVMGLFAALMSRWKATRIFSYGYGRIEILSGFINGLFLVVIAFFVFMESVARLIDPPELDTHMLTPVSVGGLIVNLIGICAFSHAHNHSHGASQGSCHSSDHSHSHHAHGHSDHGHGHGHSHGSAGRGMNANMRGVFLHVLADTLGSIGVIVSTILIEQFGWFIADPLCSLFIAVLIFLSVVPLIKDACQVLLLRLPPEYEKELHIALEKLQKIEGLISYRDPHFWRHSASIVAGTIHIQVTSDVLEQRIVQQVTGILKDAGVNNLTIQVEKEAYFQHMSGLSTGFHDVLTMTKQMESMKYYKDGTYIM; from the exons GACTGCattttttatggttttgtttCAAAAGCCTTTTTCTTCTGGGAAAAGTATTACCAAACGCCAG tggatcaaaatatttaaacacGCGATGgctgggtgtgtcatttcactCTTGTGGTTCTTTGGCCTCACGCTTTGTGGACCACTAAG GACCTTGCTGCTATTCGAGCACAGTGATATTGTTGTCATCTCACTGCTCAGTGTTTTGTTCACTAGTTCTGGAGGAGGACCAGCAAAG aCAAGGGGGGCTGCTTTTTTCATTATTGCTGTGATTTGCCTGTTGCTTTTCGACAATGATGATCTCATGGCTAAAATGGCTGAACACC CTGAAGGACATCATGACAGTGCTCTAACCCACATGCTTTACACAGCCATTGCCTTCTTAGGTGTGGCAGATCACAag GGTGGAGTATTGTTGCTAGTACTGGCTTTGTGTTGTAAAGTTGGTTTTCATACAGCTTCCAGAAAACTCTCTATAGATGTTGGTGGAGCCAAACGTCTTCAAGCTTTATCCCAAATCATTTCTGTACTTCTCTTATGCCCATGGGTCATTGTTCTTTCTGTGACAACTGAG agtAAAGTTGATTCTTGGTTTTCTCTCATTATGCCTTTCTCAACGGTTATTTTTTTTGTCATGATCCTGGATTTCTATGTCGAGTCCATTTGTTCAGTCAAAATGGAAGTTTCCAAATGTGCCCGCTATGGATCCTTTCCCATTTTTATCAGCGCTCTACTGTTTGGAAAGTTTTGGACACATCCGATGGCAGGCCAACTCCGGGCTGTGGACAGAGCAGCACTCCAGGAGGGCACGGAGCACGTGCTTTCTGGAGGAGTGGTGGTCAGCGCTGTGTTCTTCACCTTAT ctGCCAACATCTTATCATCTCCTTCTAAGAAAGGACAGAAAGGTACCCTCATTGGATATTCTCCTGAAGGAACACCTCTTTATAACTTCATGGGTGACGCTTTTCAGCATAGTTCCCAGTCCATCCCTAGGTTTATTAAGGAATCACTAAAACAAATTCTTGAGGAAAATGACTCTAGGCAGATCTTTTACTTCTTGTGTTTGAATCTG CTTTTTACCTTTGTGGAATTGTTCTATGGCGTGCTGACCAATAGTCTGGGTCTGATCTCGGATGGATTTCACATGCTCTTTGACTGCTCTGCTTTGGTCATGGGACTTTTTGCAGCCCTGATGAGCAGATGGAAAGCAACTCGGATTTTCTCCTATGG GTATGGCCGAATAGAAATTCTCTCTGGATTTATTAACGGGCTTTTTCTAGTGGTAAtagctttctttgtgtttatggAGTCGGTGGCCAGGTTAATTGATCCTCCGGAATTAGACACACACATGTTGACA CCAGTCTCAGTTGGAGGGCTGATAGTAAACCTTATTGGTATCTGTGCCTTTAGCCATGCCCATAACCACAGCCATGGAGCTTCTCAAGGAAGCTGTCACTCGTCTGATCACAGCCATTCACACCACGCGCACGGCCACAGTGACCATGGGCACGGCCACGGCCACAGCCACGGGTCTGCAGGCAGAGGCATGAACGCTAACATGAGGG GTGTGTTTCTACACGTTTTGGCAGACACGCTCGGCAGTATTGGTGTGATCGTATCCACCATTCTTATAGAGCAGTTTGGATGGTTCATTGCTGATCCCCTCTGTTCTCTTTTTATTGCTGTATTAATATTTCTCAGTGTTGTCCCACTGATTAAAGATGCCTGTCAGGTTCTACTTCTGAGGCTGCCAccagaatatgaaaaagagctACATATTGCCTTAGAAAAG CTACAGAAAATTGAAGGATTAATATCATACCGAGACCCACATTTTTGGCGTCATTCTGCCAGTATTGTGGCAGGAACAATTCATATACAGGTGACATCTGATGTGCTGGAACAAAGAATAGTACAGCAG GTTACAGGAATACTTAAAGATGCTGGAGTAAACAATTTAACGATACAAGTGGAAAAAGAAGCATACTTTCAACATATGTCTGGCCTGAGTACTGGATTTCATGATGTTCTGACTATGACAAAACAAATGGAGTCCATGAAATACTACAAAGATGGTACTTACATCATGTGA